The nucleotide sequence CTACTCACAAAAGTATACTAATAATAATAGCTATATTTTTGAAAATGGACATATTTACCTGATATGTGACATTTCTTAAACAGGGAAGCCATCTTTGTCATCCAGTACAATATCAGATCATTCATGAATGTCAAACACTGGCCATGGATGAAATTGTACTTCAAGATTAAGCCTCTCCTGAAGAGTGCAGAAACTGAGAAAGAGATGGCAAATATAAAAGAGGTGTTTGAAAAGACCAAGGAAGCTCTGGCAAAGTCAGAGGCCAAGAAGAAAGAACTAGAGCAGAAAATGATTTCCCTGGTGCAGGAGAAGAATGACCTATTGCTCCAAGTCCAGTCGGTAGGTTGAATTAaactgtgatatatatataaaaaaaaataagtaaatctaATGTTATAAAAAAAGTTACCCATTATCCAAAAATGTTAAAGCTTGTTAACATTCAATGATTTTCACCAGGAATCTGAGACTTTGGCCGATTCTGAGGAAAGATGTGAAGGCCTCATCAAGAACAAGATTCAACTGGAATCAAAGctcaaggaactcaacgagagaCTTGAAGATGAAGAAGAAAGCAATGCTGAGCTGACAGCCAAGAAAAGGAAATTGGAAGATGAATGCTCAGAGCTGAAAAAAGACATTGATGATTTGGAGCTTACCCTGGCTAAAGTAGAGAAGGAAAAGCATGCCACAGAAAACAAGGTAAATCCAGTTGGAGGTGAAATGTCCAAATTGTAATTCACCACAAAAACCTGCAGActgatattttgtacttttttttaaggtgaaaaacctaacTGAAGAATTGGCATCACTCGATGAAAATGTCTCCAAACTCACCAAAGAGAAAAAAGCTCTTCAGGAGGCTCATCAGCAAACCCTTGATGATCTGCAGGCTGAGGAAGACAAAGTTAGCGCTTTAACCAAGGCCAAGACAAAGCTGGAACAGCAAGTTGATGATGTAAGATTCATACAAATACTATTATTCTTCCTACACATTTTAAACATTTCTATatagcttaaataaaaaaattcttattaACATAGCTCGAGGGCTCCCTGGAACAAGAAAAGAAGCTTCGTCTTGACTTggaaagaacaaagagaaagcTGGAAGGTGACCTGAAACTAACCCAGGAAATAGTACTAGACCTTGAAAATGACAAGCAGCAAGCtgatgaaaaattgaaaaagtatgtatttttttatttaaaaaaaaaaaattgagtatgCTAGTATAGTATCATATAACgtttattatttgttatacaatCATAGGAAAGAATTTGAAGTCAGCCAGCTGCAAGGAAAGATCGATGATGAACAGTCCTTGGGATCTCAGCTGCAGAAGAAGATCAAAGAACTTCAGGTAAAGTGTTGCTTTTGACATTTTGTTATatcaatgaagtaaaaaaaaaaaaaatgaacatttttattgttatagGGATTATCATTCTGTTAATAAGGTTTTCAGAAAGATTGAACTAGATTAATTGGGTCACCCATAGTCTGTATTTAAAACACATTATCTAGTAAATCAAAATAATTTGCTTGGATTTTTAGGCTCGTATTGAAGAACTTGAGGAGGAAATTGAAGCTGAGAGGGCAGCTCGGGCCAGGACTGAGAAACAGAGAGCTGATATCTCTAGAGAACTTGAAGAAATCAGTGAAAGACTTGAAGAAGCTGGCGGTGCAACATCTGTCCAGATTGAGATGAACAAGAAGCGTGAAGCTGAATTCCAGAAACTAAGACGTGACTTGGAAGAAGCTACTCTTCAGCATGAAGCCGTTGCTTCTGCTCTGCGCAAGAAGCATGCTGACAGTGTTGCTGAGCTTGGGGAACAGATTGACAACCTGCAGCGTGTTAAACAAAAGCTGGAGAAAGAGAAGAGTGAACTGAAGATGGAGGTTGATGACCTCTCCAGCAACCTGGAAAACATCTCTAAATCCAAGGTAAGCTAATCTCTAAGATACATTAGCTATGCTATTTTTCTTAAGAATTCAATTAAACATTACTAACTATTCTCACAGGCCAACCTTGAGAAAGTCAACCGTGTTCTTGAGGACCAACTCAGTGAAATTAAGACTAGGGATGATGAACACCTGCGTCAACTTAATGATTTCACTACCCAGAAAGGTCGTTTGCAGACAGAAAACGGTAAGCAATATATGCTAATTCCAACAAGTGACCCGAATCCATAgtagcaaaaaagtaaataaacatgaCATAGGTACATTTTTAAATGAACAGCTTAccagtaaaatacattttcaaatgaTTTAACACTCTGTATCTGATTATATGCTATATcaatataaaatacaaaacagtTCAACCAGTCCTATTAAGCACAAATTGTGTCTAACCCcaagcccttttttttttcaaagttctaTGTAGTTTTTAAAATATCTCTTATTCTGCATTAAAGTCGTATAATTGAAAAGTCATGCAACATCACATTATGTGTACTTTTAGGTGAGCTGTCTCGTCAGCTTGAGGAGAAAGAATCTCTGATCTCTCAGCTCTCAAGAGGAAAGCTGGGCTTCACACAGCAAGTTGAGGAACTCAAGAGACAACTTGAAGAAGAATCAAAGGTGCATTAATGTTGCCTTTATAACTTCAGtagtgtaaaataaaatatagtgTGTTCACAATTTCAACAAACACCTAATTGTATATTCCAGGCCAAGAATGCCCTTGCTCATGCCCTGCAATCTTCCCGTCATGATAATGACTTGCTCCGTGAGCAAtatgaggaggaacaagaagccaAAGCTGAATTCCAGCGTTCTCTGTCCAAAGCTAATGGTGAAGTTGCCCAGTGGAGGACCAAATATGAAACTGATGCCATTCAGCGCACAGAGGAGCTGGAAGATGCCAAGTATGTTGAAATCCAATCAGTATGTAAATCCTGAAAAAATTATAGCAAAATAGTCCTCTGTTTCATACCTTTCCTTGCATTACAGGAAGAAGCTGGCTCAGCGTTTGCAGGATGCTGAAGAACAAGTGGAGGCTGTGAACTCCAAGTGTGGCTCATTGGAAAAGACCAAGCAGAGGTTGCAATCTGAGGTGGAGGACCTCATGGTTGACGTTGAGAGAGCAAATAGTGCAGCAGCTTCTCTTGACAAGAAGCAGAGGAACTTTGATAAGGTAAAAGTGTAAGCACATTATTGTGATAATATAGCTTGCTATTGAGCTATCCAGAATCTTTAAACCTTATGATTTAACAGGTCCTGGTAGAGTGGAAGCAGAAGTATGAGGAGGGTCAGGCTGAACTAGAAGCTACACAGAAGGAGGCTCGTACCCTGAGCACTGAAATCTTCAAGTTGAAGAACTCATATGAAGAGGCTCTGGATCAAGTTGAAACCCTAAAACGCGAAAACAAAAACTTGCAACGTAGGTTATTTATTAAATTCAAGGTTTCtgactgtgtatttttttaatgaaagatcACAAATAACTAATTTATGGATTAATATGCTTTTCAGTGCCCGGCTATGACTTTAACAGATATTTGCCATGTTTGGCATAAATTTAGAACTGAAAGCATAAAACATAAACCAGTTCTGAGATCAGCTTTGCATACGTTCTTTGGTTTTACCTTTTTCAGAGGAGATCTCAGATCTGACTGAACAGATTGGTGAGAGTGGAAAGTCCATCAATGAACTGGAGAAGGCCAGGAAGCAGGTTGAACAGGAAAAGAGTGACCTTCAGGCTGCTCTGGAGGAAGCTGAGGTATAACTAAAGCATCTAATGTACAAATACAGTAAATGATGGTTCGGCCCTAATCTGGAATGAGTATTCTGTGTACAGTGAGTAGCCCAAAATATTAAATATGCTCCTTTATTAAAGGGATCATTGGAACATGAAGAAGCCAAGATCCTCCGTGTCCAGCTTGAGCTGAACCAGATCAAATCTGAGGTGGACAGGAAGATTGCAGAGAAGGATGAGGAAAATGAACAGCTGAAGAGAAACAGCCAGAGAGCCATTGACACCATGCAGAGCACACTGGACTCTGAAATCAGAAGCAGAAATGATGCTCTGAGactgaagaagaagatggaaggagATTTGAATGAACTTGAGATCCAACTTAGCCATGCCAACCGCCAGGCTTCAGAGGCACAGAAACAGCTCAGAAATGTGCAAGGACAACTGAAGGTATTTTTACCACTGAAACAACATCAGTGTACTGGAGCTCTGGTTTTGAATTAGATACAAATATATGCCTTTTGTCATCTAGGAAACCCAGCTTCATTTGGATGATTCCTTGAGGGGACAGGAGGACCTGAAGGAACAGGTTGCTGTAACTGAACGCAGAAACAATCTGCAACAAGCTGAGATTGAAGAGTTAAGAGCTGCTCTGGAACAGACAGAGAGATCTCGCAAGTTAGCAGAACAGGAACTTCTGGATGCCAGTGAACGTCTGCAGCTCTTGCACTCACAGGTAGGATCTGTTCCTGACCATCACTGGACATTGACTTAATTATATCTAAAACGTTATTTATACTGAATATTTTTTGTGCCCCAGAACACCAGCCTCATTAACaacaagaagaaacaggaaggtGACATTTCCCAACTTCAGAATGAAGTAGAGGAAGCTGTCCAGGAAGCCAGAAATGCTGAAGAGAAAGCCAAGAAGGCCATCACTGATGTATGTAACCTGTCCTGCAAACTAAAAGCTCATATTTGAAATCGACAAACATACCAACTTACTAAATCTCTGATTTAttcaaggctgcactgatggcagaaGAGCTGAAAAAGGAGCAGGACACCAGTTCCCACTTAGAGAGGATGAAGAAGAACCTTGAACAGACTGTGAAGGACCTGCAGCACCGCCTGGATGAAGCTGAACAGCTGGCACTGAAGGGTGGCAAGAAGCAACTCCAGAAACTGGAGTCCAGAGTAAGTACATTATGGTGGTTTTGGAAAATGTTCTATAACTTTTTAAAGTTATAGCAAAAAATTACTAATAACTGAAATGTTCCTCACAGGTACGAGAACTGGAGAATGAGTTGGAAAATGAACAGAAACGTGGTGTTGAGGCAATCAAAGGTGTTCGCAAATATGAAAGGAGAGTGAAGGAACTGTCCTACCAGGTAAACAGGGTTTAAAGAAAGTTAGCGTTTCATTTACATTAATTTAACCCAGGAGCATAACATTTGCAGTAATTTCCTTATTATTATAGAACATTTGATTAGTATACTATTGGCCCttctaaaatgtaataaatacatGTAAGTTACAGctgtttttattaaacaaaatatatagtTGATATTAAAAGAATAACATTAATTTTCTTATACAGGCTGAGGAAGACAGGAAGAACTCCCTGAGACTCCAGGACCTGGTTGACAAACTGCAGCTGAAGGTCAAGGCCTACAAGAGACAGGCTGAGGAATCTGTAAGTCATTGGTTTAGCAACTATTTCTGCCTTAATTTGGTTATTAGGTTCTTGACTGGCTTTCTAATTAGAAATAAGATTTGGCTAATGATGCCTTTTAATTTTTGTTCAGGAGGAACAAGCCACTGCTCACCTGGGCCGCTTCAGGAAGGTCCAACATGAGCTTGAAGAAGCTGAAGAGAGAGCCGACATTGCTGAGTCCCAAGTGAACAAACTCAGGGCTAAGAGCCGCGATGTTGGTGGAAAGGTAagaatttcaacatgtttcttttcATATTCGTCTATTCATGCTTCTACCCtctagtctatctatctatctatctaccaatTAGTCTATCTATCTACCAATCAGTcgatctatctacctatctatctaccaATCAGTCTACCTATCTATCAATCAATCAGTCTATCTATCTACCAATCagtcgatctatctatctatctatctatctatctatctatctatctatctatctatctatctataaataaTCATCACAAGAAGTCATCTCAATTAATCATGAATCATCATAATTTTAAAAGTTACTATTAATTAAACAACATAATACATTTTCCTCATATTAAGCCTCTGGTAGAAAGTAATAATATacgcatttatgtttttttttctacagaaagAAAGCGAAGAGTGAAGAGCGTGAATGACAGCAGACTGAGGAACTCTCACAATGGGACTTTCTTAATCTGAGACCTACCCCCTCCCCTTATTTCTAATGAATAAATTTCGTATTTGATGCTTCTAAAATGTTGTTGTGTTGTCTGTATTGTAAACAATAATTCACAAAAAATGAATCTACCTACATTGTATAATGTCTGGAGTCATCTGGTATGCATCAGTCACCAAGTTCCTAAACACTATTGTACCTACAGCAGACTCATATGTCAAAATCATATCAAAATATCACAAGCAAAACACTTTAGAACCAATGCCTTCAGTCTAAACCACATTAATGATCTTACAATATAATAATTAGCAATTTGCCTTATTAAATCAATCATCTATCAGTTGTTCCAGTTCTCCAAATGACAAACCAATTCAACAAATAAATGATATATGGTAATATACATAGGTCTCCTTGTATGCATTAAGCCGCTGGTCAAATATAAATATTGGATACTGTTGCAAAGACATTAATACCAACATCTACAGATTAAACCACTAAAAGTGTATTCATTTCCTACACTTGGCAAGCTGAAAAAAGCCCATATGCACCAACACTTATTGGAAGGCAGTGGAGGACACCAACAGCTTTATACATTCAGACAGTCGCCATAGGAAACAGTATTTTTTATAATGTACTGAAAAGCCAATATATTAGATCAAagatgtcaaactcaatttcactgtgggccgcattagcattatgattgccctcaaaagggccggttgtatctgtaatattagatgtccagcgcatcctctccccttacattggatgtcaagagccaccccaccatcagaagttgagtcccccactctcccttacatcacagtgcacccccttaccttatgctgctgctgggaaaaagctggatgcattgcttgaaagcagaaattaagggtctggaggagggccagaggagggctggagctcccctgcagctgcaggagaggtgcgggggccccatgaaatggcctggagggccaggtttggcccgcgggccttgtgtttgacacctgtgtattAGATGGTGAGAAAGTGCACTTTAAAGACTTAAATAGTAAAACTGAggtcctttttatttttaaaaattattttcattGAAGTTTTAaacatggtaaaaaaaatgacacttgtaaagtgataacacaaaaaaaaaaaaaaaaaagtaagaaaaaacataaaagagTCGTACAACAGCACAAGTGGCCAGCATGGCCCTGACTAACAGTAGATGACTATCTCAAGAAAAAAGCCAACTACATTTCCACATAAAGAATTATTTTCTTTTCATAATAGTATTATATGCAACTAACTTTTtccagatacagtggaaccttggtttacgagtaacgcggttaacaagcaaccctttttttttttaaatcctgacttggtttgcgagtgttgtctcgcaaaacgagcagagtTCAAGCTAATGGGGTTGTAGTACCGCATTCACCCAGGGGTgcagggggcgccggtgacactcggaacggtttAGAAATTCTTGGAATCGCTCGAAATACTGGGAAACACTCGGAAAGACTAAATTCCCGAGTGTTTCCGAACCTTTCCAAGGGTTTCTGAGATCAGCCGAActgtccctgagtatttccgaggctccccggcgcccccccacctctggccacatgcggtattgtatgccatagaagtcaatgtggaacaaattatctttgtttccattaacttctatggggaaactcgctttgatatgcgagtggtttggatcacaagcattctcctggaccgttttcatcggacatgtctcctcgtgtgtacggggcctaagacttgagaggctgtgaggtgggcagcgtcgggcagagagtcgctgattgttgccattactaggaaagaaaaaatatgtccccggatttcattttaaaaatctggtcaccttactctagtgataactaaagatctatatagaggaatcagaacctccttccctctgcagatgacctctctagtgatataaagatctatatagaggaatcagaaccTCATTCattctgctggtgatccctctagtgatataaagatctatatagaggaatcagaaccTCGTTCACTCTGCTGGTGATCCCTGTAGTGATaattaaagatctatatagaggaatcagaacctccttccctctgtagatgacccctctagtgatataaagatctatatagaggaatcagaacctccttcctcctgctgagaatccctctagtgatataaagatctatatatgtAGCATTTAGACCTTCCTTCCCTCAGCTGGTGATCCCTCTCTAGAGATATAAAGATCGATATAGAGCaatcagaacctccttccctctgctggtgacccctctagagaTATAAAGAACTATATAGAGCAATCAGAACCCCCTTCTTCCTGCTGGgaatccctctagtgataaacaGATCTAAACAGAGGTattaggacctccttcctcctgttggTGACCTTTCTAGTGATAACTAATAATCTTTTTCCCTCTGTAGTTTCTGACAACACAGCACCACCAATATTGTGCTCCTTCAAGAGAATTTTTTTCTAGGTGCATTATATTACTTTAGTCCCACGAtccggtcacagagctgcagaacggggattGGCTAGTGTAAAcatgcatctccccgttctgcctagtgacactgtcacagaTCGtatgttccctctcatcgggagcagcgatcagtgacgtgtcactcgtagccacaccctataacagttagaatcactccccaggtcacacttaaccctttcagcaccacctagtggttaaccccttcactgccagtgtaatgttcacagtaatcagtgcatatttataccactgattgctgtaaaaatgacaatggtcccaaaaatgtgtcaaaagtgtctgatgtgtccgccataaagtcgcagtcacgataaaaatcgctgattgccgccataactagtaaaaacaaaataataataataaaaatgccataaaactatcccctattttgtagacgctataacttttgcgcaaaccaatcaatatacgcttattgcgattatttctacaaaaaatatatagaagaatacgtatcagcctaaactgtggaaaaatgttgcattttttcaaaattgtcgctccatttttgttaatagcgcaaaaatttaaaaaaccgcagaggtgatcaaataccaccaaaagaaagctctatttgtggggaaaaaatagggtttccattagtcatgtgcactgccaacaagtacgttcgttttcgttttattcgtttttttttttttttcatcttcggatcgcaatttgtaaattcataaattgataaatttgaaaattcgtaaatttgagaattcgaaaatctgaaagtaataaagaaaatcccaaaattttaaagaataactaactaactaactaactaataataacttactattaaattataggtattggaatttcctttcaaatttggctgttagtgaacatgccgcatctaaacaaattgaacggaacaaattaataatgaataataataataataaaaaaaatattatttattattgttatttattattattattattattattattattattaatttgttatgttcactaacagacaattttgaaaggaaattccaataccttgaTAGTTTGCAATAGTTACGTTATTATTAGTTagctattatttcagattttagaattttcgggttttcagattttttaatttctaatttacgaatttactaatttacgaattttcaaatattcaaattggaatggcccggtcattaagggggtaaaaccttctggggctgaagtagttaatagTGCATTTAGACACAcacaacatttttttgcattcttcCAGCTCTGTCTTTTCCAAACACAACCACTAGAGTTCGCTATGCTCCAGTGTGGTCACAGTTGTGGTATGAATGACAGCTGAGGGCCTCAGTTCATTCATAGCTAGTAAGATGTGTTGTGTTAATATTTCAGTTAAAACCAGAACTAAGCCCAtcaatttaaagtggtattaaagtctAATTGTTTTCTAACTTAGATAAAAAGAACAAAACTCACacgt is from Rana temporaria chromosome 9, aRanTem1.1, whole genome shotgun sequence and encodes:
- the LOC120913196 gene encoding myosin-4-like, with protein sequence MGDGEMSVFGAAAPYLRKGEKERLEAQNKPFDAKNTCYVDDAKELYVKGLVTAREDGKLTVKTDDGRTLTVKESQVYPQNPPKYDKIEDMAMMTHLNEASVLYNLKERYAAWMIYTYSGLFCVTVNPYKWLPVYNPEVVEGYRGKKRMEAPPHIFSISDNAYQFMLTDRENQSVLITGESGAGKTVNTKRVIQYFATIAAIGDSKKKESSAIKGNLEDQIIQANPLLEAFGNAKTVRNDNSSRFGKFIRIHFGTTGKLSSADIETYLLEKSRVTFQLSAERSYHIFYQIMTNHRPEVVEMLLVTTNPYDYPLISMGEIVVKSIDDTEEFIATDTAIDILGFTPEEKNGIYKLTGAVMHHGNLKFKQKQREEQAEPDGTEVADKIAYLMGFNSADMLKALCYPRVKVGNEFVTKGQTVNQVYNSVGALGKSVFEKLFLWMVTRINQQLDTKQPRQFYIGVLDIAGFEIFDFNSLEQLCINFTNEKLQQFFNHHMFVLEQEEYKKEGIDWEFIDFGMDLAACIELIEKPMGIFSILEEECMFPKATDTSFKNKLYEQHLGKCKNFEKPKPGKGKAEAHFSLVHYAGTVDYNISGWLDKNKDPLNESVIQLYQKSSMKLLAFLYSSYNAVDDAGSGSKGGGKKKKGSSFQTVSCLFRENLNKLMTNLRSTHPHFVRCLIPNETKTPGTMENQLIIHQLRCNGVLEGIRICRKGFPSRIIYADFKQRYKVLNASAIPDGQFIDSKKAAEKLLGSIDVDHTQYKFGHTKVFFKAGLLGTLEEMRDDKLAQLITRTQALCRGFLMRVEFKKMMERREAIFVIQYNIRSFMNVKHWPWMKLYFKIKPLLKSAETEKEMANIKEVFEKTKEALAKSEAKKKELEQKMISLVQEKNDLLLQVQSESETLADSEERCEGLIKNKIQLESKLKELNERLEDEEESNAELTAKKRKLEDECSELKKDIDDLELTLAKVEKEKHATENKVKNLTEELASLDENVSKLTKEKKALQEAHQQTLDDLQAEEDKVSALTKAKTKLEQQVDDLEGSLEQEKKLRLDLERTKRKLEGDLKLTQEIVLDLENDKQQADEKLKKKEFEVSQLQGKIDDEQSLGSQLQKKIKELQARIEELEEEIEAERAARARTEKQRADISRELEEISERLEEAGGATSVQIEMNKKREAEFQKLRRDLEEATLQHEAVASALRKKHADSVAELGEQIDNLQRVKQKLEKEKSELKMEVDDLSSNLENISKSKANLEKVNRVLEDQLSEIKTRDDEHLRQLNDFTTQKGRLQTENGELSRQLEEKESLISQLSRGKLGFTQQVEELKRQLEEESKAKNALAHALQSSRHDNDLLREQYEEEQEAKAEFQRSLSKANGEVAQWRTKYETDAIQRTEELEDAKKKLAQRLQDAEEQVEAVNSKCGSLEKTKQRLQSEVEDLMVDVERANSAAASLDKKQRNFDKVLVEWKQKYEEGQAELEATQKEARTLSTEIFKLKNSYEEALDQVETLKRENKNLQQEISDLTEQIGESGKSINELEKARKQVEQEKSDLQAALEEAEGSLEHEEAKILRVQLELNQIKSEVDRKIAEKDEENEQLKRNSQRAIDTMQSTLDSEIRSRNDALRLKKKMEGDLNELEIQLSHANRQASEAQKQLRNVQGQLKETQLHLDDSLRGQEDLKEQVAVTERRNNLQQAEIEELRAALEQTERSRKLAEQELLDASERLQLLHSQNTSLINNKKKQEGDISQLQNEVEEAVQEARNAEEKAKKAITDAALMAEELKKEQDTSSHLERMKKNLEQTVKDLQHRLDEAEQLALKGGKKQLQKLESRVRELENELENEQKRGVEAIKGVRKYERRVKELSYQAEEDRKNSLRLQDLVDKLQLKVKAYKRQAEESEEQATAHLGRFRKVQHELEEAEERADIAESQVNKLRAKSRDVGGKKESEE